One window of Magallana gigas chromosome 2, xbMagGiga1.1, whole genome shotgun sequence genomic DNA carries:
- the LOC105321229 gene encoding fibroblast growth factor receptor 2 isoform X3 encodes MGIIVRFVNVFYITVVLVTCDVIGKRRGQNAHPPDGPKLLTFSVDPPVSHSPRLVVPVDTNTDLRLGCRARNVEEPIQVFWEKRGPKGVEPITSMITPYPEDSEKYEVSTGSSVSDDVTDLFYLTVNNVDYNDNGKYFCQAYYKYRRIDGSVVVYVRGPPKVGVFENMISGMLNWDLQLVCPFHSQDEINNRSVWYKGDTPIQNDTDDRYSTSIKRYDEIGGEFILSISRLQESDVGNYTCVVRNEYGSDRGRIEVQVGERTEQKGTEQTKKVEFIYPTHSQISVEGKSPLKLCCKAQGFDKVPTMMWLVRSITGKEVHLRSQDEYMNGDVRLRTYFIFNSTGIYFNLLAESLTINFTGTYMCGLDLDGRLYHDHINITVQDRPSVTADITMMNGTLGENKNLTCHVWSSPAPTLLTWYFDDAILPSSSRLKKVTVFHNEYQLDMVLNINSVQVSDFGVYTCKVYNSYGQGIAVQMIQDIDECSYDSEICGSATCINTMGEYRCECESGYTFQNGNCTDIDECNLPTKKPCDQICTNTVGAYTCSCTSGYVLDRTNSYSCLAVAGLTDTDDKEMTEDSDLYTIIGAASGVLLILILSILMLTWFRRRKFDASDNASTKQIFQDNVAYQSSGESTIKLKSYLEDLQRCVLPSDEFPRQRLQLGIDLGQGRFGKVMMARALNINGNSDWEMVAVKTTCDDAMEIEKEDLYHELEIMRKIPHHPNVVDYLGCCTQQDPFYIIMEYVAGGNMQQYLRKFRPSQQATNSEERVPPTAKDLKSFALQISRGMEHLSSLNIIHRDLAARNVLLDRKGVCKICDFGLSRNVEGDEVYERSSKGPQPIRWMAPESLSDQCFTRKSDVWSYGVLMWEIITLGATPYPGMSAREVISTVMMGKWLSRPLHCKPELYALMVRCWDMLPPNRPSFSEISKDVEKLLEKESDYIELQEYEEAKFSVLDPDLVDERV; translated from the exons ATGGGAATAATTGTGAGGTTTGTCAATG tatttTACATAACAGTAGTACTTGTTACCTGTGACGTCATCGGTAAACGAAGGGGTCAAAATGCACATCCCCCAGACGGCCCAAAGTTATTGACCTTTTCTGTTGACCCTCCTGTCAGTCACAGTCCCCGGCTTGTTGTCCCAGTGGACACAAACACAGACCTACGGTTGGGATGTCGGGCAAGGAACGTGGAGGAGCCAATCCAG GTGTTCTGGGAAAAAAGGGGGCCAAAGGGAGTGGAACCAATAACAAGCATGATTACCCCCTATCCGGAGGACAGCGAGAAGTACGAGGTCTCCACCGGATCTTCCGTCAGTGATGACGTCACGGACCTGTTCTACCTCACCGTCAATAACGTCGATTACAACGACAATGGAAAGTACTTCTGTCAGGCCTACTACAAATACAGGCGGATAGATGGAAGTGTCGTTGTTTACGTCAGAG GGCCGCCGAAAGTTGGGGTGTTTGAGAACATGATTTCTGGGATGCTGAACTGGGACCTGCAACTCGTGTGTCCATTTCACTCCCAGGATGAAATCAACAACAGAAGTGTGTGGTATAAGGGGGACACGCCCATTCAGAACGATACCGACGACAG ATACAGTACTTCTATCAAACGTTATGATGAAATTGGCGGGGAATTCATTCTGTCGATCTCCAGACTACAAGAGAGCGACGTGGGTAACTATACCTGTGTGGTACGCAACGAGTACGGGTCAGACCGCGGGAGGATAGAGGTCCAAG TTGGAGAACGCACCGAACAGAAGGGAacagaacaaacaaaaaaggtGGAATTCATCTACCCAACGCATTCGCAGATCAGCGTGGAGGGGAAAAGTCCCCTCAAACTGTGCTGTAAGGCCCAGGGCTTCGACAAAGTGCCGACG ATGATGTGGCTGGTCCGCAGCATCACAGGGAAGGAGGTACACCTGAGGTCCCAAGACGAATACATGAACGGGGACGTCCGCCTAAGAACATACTTCATATTTAATTCCACTGGGATCTACTTCAACCTTCTGGCCGAGAGCCTCACTATCAACTTTACCGGAACCTACATGTGTGGCCTTGACCTAGATGGCAGGCTCTACCATGACCACATAAATATTACTGTTCAAG ATCGCCCATCCGTGACGGCCGATATCACAATGATGAATGGTACTCTAGgagaaaataaaaacttgaCATGTCACGTGTGGAGTAGCCCCGCCCCTACACTGCTCACCTGGTACTTTGATGACGCCATTCTGCCATCTTCTTCTAg ATTAAAGAAAGTGACAGTCTTTCATAATGAGTACCAGCTGGATATGGTATTGAATATCAATTCTGTGCAAGTGTCGGACTTTGGCGTATACACGTGCAAGGTGTACAACTCTTATGGTCAAGGAATTGCCGTACAAATGATCCAAG ATATCGATGAATGCAGTTACGACAGTGAGATCTGTGGCTCAGCCACGTGTATCAACACTATGGGGGAGTACAGGTGTGAGTGTGAGTCGGGCTACACCTTCCAAAACGGCAACTGCACAG ATATTGACGAGTGTAACTTGCCCACCAAGAAGCCGTGTGACCAGATCTGTACCAACACCGTGGGGGCGTACACCTGTAGCTGCACCAGCGGCTATGTCCTTGACAGGACCAACAGCTACTCGTGTCTGG CTGTGGCAGGGTTGACAGACACTGATGACAAAGAGATGACTGAGGACTCTGACTTGTACACCATTATAGGGGCCGCCTCGGGGGTCCTCCTGATCCTTATACTCTCAATACTGATGCTCACCTGGTTCAGGAGACGCAAGTTTGACGCATCG GACAATGCCTCTACAAAACAGATCTTTCAGGACAATGTTGCTTACCAATCCAGTGGAGAAAGCACGATTAAGCTG AAATCCTACTTGGAGGATCTTCAGAGGTGTGTACTTCCAAGTGACGAATTCCCAAGACAACGTCTTCAGTTGGGCATTGATTTAGGTCAAGGTCGTTTTGGAAAAGTCATGATGGCGCGTGCTCTGAATATCAACGGAAATTCTGATTGGGAAATGGTTGCCGTAAAAACTACATGTG ATGACGCGATGGAGATAGAAAAGGAAGACTTGTATCatgagttagaaataatgagaAAGATTCCACACCACCCAAACGTTGTAGATTACTTGGGATGTTGTACTCAGCAAG ATCCCTTTTACATTATCATGGAGTACGTTGCTGGTGGAAACATGCAGCAATACCTGCGGAAGTTTAGACCTTCCCAGCAAGCCACGAACAGCGAGGAGCGTGTTCCTCCCACTGCCAAAGATCTCAAAAGTTTCGCCCTCCAGATCTCTAGAGGGATGGAACATCTGTCTTCTTTAAAT ATAATTCATCGTGACCTTGCCGCTCGCAACGTCTTGCTGGACCGGAAGGGAGTGTGTAAAATCTGTGACTTCGGGCTGTCCCGTAATGTGGAAGGAGACGAGGTTTACGAAAGGTCATCAAAG GGTCCCCAGCCGATCAGGTGGATGGCGCCGGAATCTCTCTCCGACCAGTGCTTTACTAGGAAGAGTGACGTGTGGTCCTATGGGGTTCTTATGTGGGAGATCATCACGTTAG GCGCCACTCCATATCCCGGTATGTCGGCCAGAGAGGTCATTTCCACAGTGATGATGGGAAAATGGCTGTCTCGTCCTCTTCATTGCAAACCAGAATT ATATGCCCTTATGGTACGATGTTGGGACATGTTACCGCCGAATCGTCCGTCCTTTAGTGAAATCAGCAAAGATGTGGAGAAACTTTTAGAGAAAGAGtcagactatattgaactccagGAATATGAGGAGGCCAAATTCAGTGTCCTTGACCCTGACCTTGTAGATGAACGtgtgtaa